From the Entomomonas sp. E2T0 genome, one window contains:
- a CDS encoding YcgN family cysteine cluster protein has product MADKVKRFWETKTLQEMTTEEWEALCDGCGLCCLQKLQDDEDDCVYYTRIACKLLDLKTCQCQHYIDRRQYVADCIQLTVKDIDSFHWLPPTCAYRRLAENDKLPDWHPLLTGDPATTIKSGITMSGKMLSETNVSEDKWEDYLIFRVG; this is encoded by the coding sequence ATGGCAGATAAAGTAAAACGGTTTTGGGAAACTAAGACTTTACAGGAAATGACCACAGAAGAGTGGGAAGCACTATGTGATGGTTGTGGATTATGTTGTTTACAGAAATTACAAGATGATGAGGATGATTGTGTCTACTACACGCGTATTGCCTGTAAACTGTTGGATTTAAAAACTTGTCAGTGTCAGCATTATATTGATCGTAGACAATATGTAGCTGATTGTATACAACTTACTGTAAAAGATATTGATAGTTTTCATTGGTTACCGCCTACTTGTGCTTATCGTCGGTTAGCTGAAAATGATAAATTGCCTGATTGGCATCCATTATTAACGGGTGATCCAGCAACGACCATTAAATCGGGTATTACTATGTCAGGCAAAATGTTAAGTGAAACGAATGTTAGCGAAGATAAATGGGAAGATTATTTAATTTTTAGAGTAGGATAG
- a CDS encoding STAS domain-containing protein, with protein MSIEHSTGKILYTEQDDLFVLKLTGDVRLTLCTALDTAISKLFAENKFKGVTLDLMDAVSLDSTTLGLLAKLSILAKQSINVLPTLETSNEDIIRLLDSMGIKDSFDITEGKQEQWLDLKDLTSDVCSEAFVKEKVLEAHKILMDVNDNNKAAFKDLVSTLEAQ; from the coding sequence ATGAGTATTGAGCATTCAACAGGGAAGATTTTATACACTGAACAGGATGATCTATTTGTTTTAAAATTAACAGGAGATGTTCGTTTAACATTATGTACAGCTCTTGATACAGCAATTTCTAAGCTGTTTGCTGAAAATAAATTTAAAGGTGTTACTTTAGATTTAATGGATGCAGTAAGTTTAGATAGCACAACATTGGGATTATTAGCTAAGTTATCTATTTTAGCTAAGCAGTCAATTAATGTTTTGCCTACCTTAGAAACTTCTAATGAAGATATTATTCGTTTATTAGATTCTATGGGTATAAAGGATTCTTTTGATATAACTGAGGGTAAGCAAGAACAATGGCTTGACCTTAAAGATTTAACTTCTGATGTTTGCTCTGAGGCCTTTGTAAAGGAGAAAGTATTAGAAGCGCATAAAATTCTAATGGATGTTAACGATAACAATAAAGCAGCATTTAAAGACCTAGTAAGTACTTTAGAAGCACAATAA
- a CDS encoding response regulator, with product MSNAHATLLIIDDDRVVRASIAAYLEDSGFTVLQSADGAEGLAVFESKRPDLVICDLRMPKLGGIDLIRHIVEVDPELPVIVVSGAGVMNDAVEALRLGAVDYLIKPIEDLAVLEHSIKRSLERVKLAKENYLYQLQLQESLNLLKEDQDAGHRAQMNMLPETPWNTNGLHFAHKVIPSLYLSGDFVDYFRIDDEQVFFYLADVSGHGASSAFATILLKFITTSWLYKLHRKGLVRELKPSILLGHINKGLIDSKIGKHVTMVMGIINEKNNTLTYTMGGHLPLPVLSSEGKGHYLEGTGKVVGLFEDAVFEDIKIQLPTSYTLTLLSDGILDLLPGNDLKEKELLLPKLVAENDGSLESLLDVLGLAELEASPDDISLLFIRGNAI from the coding sequence ATGTCAAACGCTCATGCCACCTTATTAATAATTGATGATGATAGAGTGGTACGTGCGAGTATAGCGGCCTATCTAGAAGATAGCGGCTTTACCGTATTACAATCAGCAGATGGTGCCGAGGGGCTAGCAGTATTTGAAAGCAAGCGCCCTGATTTGGTTATTTGTGATTTACGTATGCCAAAATTAGGTGGGATTGATCTAATACGGCATATCGTTGAGGTAGACCCGGAGCTTCCTGTGATTGTGGTTTCTGGTGCAGGCGTTATGAATGATGCTGTAGAGGCTTTACGTTTAGGTGCGGTTGACTATTTAATTAAACCTATCGAAGACTTAGCTGTTCTTGAACATTCAATAAAACGTAGTTTAGAGCGCGTTAAATTAGCAAAAGAGAACTATCTTTATCAATTACAGTTGCAAGAAAGCCTTAATTTATTAAAAGAAGACCAAGATGCAGGGCATCGGGCACAAATGAATATGTTGCCTGAAACGCCTTGGAATACTAATGGCTTACATTTTGCGCATAAAGTTATTCCCTCGTTGTATTTATCAGGGGACTTTGTGGATTATTTCCGCATAGATGATGAACAAGTTTTCTTCTATCTGGCGGATGTTTCTGGGCATGGAGCTTCTTCTGCATTTGCTACTATTTTATTAAAATTTATTACAACCAGCTGGTTGTACAAGTTGCATCGCAAAGGGTTAGTTAGGGAGTTGAAACCTTCTATTTTATTAGGCCATATTAATAAGGGACTAATAGATAGTAAAATAGGCAAGCATGTAACAATGGTAATGGGTATAATTAACGAAAAGAATAATACACTCACTTATACAATGGGGGGACATTTGCCACTCCCCGTGCTGAGTAGTGAAGGAAAAGGGCATTATTTAGAAGGAACTGGTAAGGTTGTAGGCTTGTTTGAGGATGCTGTGTTTGAAGATATTAAAATACAGTTGCCAACAAGTTATACATTAACGTTATTGTCTGATGGTATTTTGGATTTATTACCTGGTAATGATCTTAAGGAAAAAGAGCTATTGCTTCCCAAATTGGTTGCAGAAAATGATGGTTCGTTGGAGTCATTATTAGATGTATTAGGTTTGGCAGAGTTAGAAGCATCACCAGATGATATATCATTATTGTTTATACGCGGAAACGCCATATGA
- a CDS encoding chaperone modulator CbpM, which produces MVTVIVYDVRELCQAIHISEHCLIEIVEHGIVEPEGDSIAEWVFDTQALALVRKAVRLQRDLELDWTATALAINLLEQIDQLHSDNEYLKQRLKRLELAQIKLI; this is translated from the coding sequence ATGGTTACTGTCATTGTTTATGATGTGCGAGAGTTATGCCAAGCTATTCATATTTCTGAACATTGTCTAATTGAAATTGTAGAGCATGGTATTGTAGAGCCTGAGGGTGATTCTATTGCAGAGTGGGTGTTTGATACACAGGCATTAGCACTGGTTAGAAAAGCAGTACGTTTACAGCGTGATTTAGAACTTGATTGGACAGCTACTGCATTAGCTATTAACTTGCTAGAGCAAATAGATCAATTACATTCTGATAATGAATACTTGAAACAGCGCTTAAAACGGTTAGAGCTAGCTCAAATTAAGTTGATTTAA
- a CDS encoding DnaJ C-terminal domain-containing protein gives MQFIDYYKVLGVEPTADDKTIKAAYRKLARQYHPDVNKEAGAEDKFKEVAEAYDVLKNPEKRAEFDQLRQYAQHGGNFEVPPNWQSQAGAGNGGFHFETDGEMGDFSDFFESIFGAGRRASGAHANAGGSGFSFKRAGRDIELELPVFLEEVVSGDSKAISYRVPSYDTNGQRQADITKNLNMKIPKGVVSGERIRLKGQGAPGIGGAANGDLYLIIKFAPHPDFDVKDYDLTLSLPITPWEAALGAKVAIPTLAGKVNINIPENSQAGQKFRVKGKGLPKKKDGEAGDLYVMLKIVMPPTLNAESKALWQELAAKNSFDPRAGGKK, from the coding sequence ATGCAATTTATTGATTATTATAAAGTATTAGGAGTAGAGCCTACTGCTGACGATAAGACGATTAAGGCTGCTTATCGTAAGCTAGCACGGCAGTATCATCCTGATGTAAATAAAGAGGCAGGAGCAGAGGATAAGTTTAAGGAAGTCGCTGAAGCCTATGATGTATTAAAAAATCCAGAAAAACGCGCTGAGTTTGATCAGTTGCGCCAATATGCACAGCATGGTGGTAATTTTGAGGTGCCACCTAATTGGCAATCACAAGCAGGTGCGGGCAATGGTGGTTTCCATTTTGAAACAGATGGAGAGATGGGGGATTTCTCAGATTTCTTTGAGTCCATTTTTGGAGCAGGTCGTCGTGCAAGCGGTGCACATGCTAATGCAGGTGGTTCAGGATTTTCTTTTAAACGAGCGGGGCGAGATATTGAGTTAGAGTTACCCGTCTTTTTAGAGGAAGTTGTTTCTGGTGACTCAAAAGCTATTAGTTATAGAGTACCTAGTTATGATACTAATGGCCAGCGTCAAGCCGATATTACCAAGAACTTAAATATGAAAATTCCTAAGGGTGTTGTGTCAGGTGAACGTATCCGTTTAAAAGGACAGGGCGCACCTGGTATTGGAGGAGCAGCTAATGGGGATTTGTATTTAATTATTAAATTTGCTCCTCACCCTGATTTTGATGTTAAAGACTATGATCTGACTTTATCGCTACCAATAACACCTTGGGAGGCTGCATTGGGTGCTAAAGTGGCTATTCCTACATTAGCAGGTAAAGTTAATATTAATATTCCTGAAAATAGCCAAGCAGGTCAAAAATTTAGGGTTAAAGGCAAAGGTTTACCTAAGAAGAAAGATGGGGAAGCTGGCGATTTATATGTGATGTTGAAAATAGTTATGCCTCCGACTTTAAATGCGGAATCTAAGGCTTTATGGCAAGAACTGGCCGCTAAAAACTCTTTTGATCCACGTGCAGGGGGTAAAAAGTAA
- a CDS encoding GTP pyrophosphokinase, with protein MPISNTNSKYLAEALDIAFNAHKGQTDKAGQPYILHPLRLMFSLEDDKSKIVALLHDVIEDTTITIEDLKNKGFPQDIIEAIEALTKQPNETYQEFIERVSNNELAKTVKIADLKDNMNLTRLTELSNKDIERIEKYHKSLNYLQNHKPNSLS; from the coding sequence ATGCCAATCTCAAACACAAACTCAAAATACCTAGCAGAAGCACTTGATATAGCCTTTAATGCTCATAAAGGGCAAACTGATAAAGCAGGTCAACCCTATATCCTACACCCTCTGCGTTTAATGTTCTCACTAGAGGATGACAAGTCAAAAATCGTTGCCTTATTACATGATGTAATAGAAGACACTACCATAACGATAGAAGATTTAAAAAATAAAGGATTTCCACAGGATATTATAGAAGCTATTGAAGCTCTCACTAAACAGCCTAATGAAACATACCAAGAATTTATTGAAAGAGTTAGCAATAATGAACTAGCCAAAACAGTAAAAATAGCTGACTTAAAAGACAATATGAACCTAACACGACTTACAGAGCTTTCCAATAAAGATATAGAGCGAATAGAGAAATATCATAAAAGCCTAAATTATTTACAAAATCACAAACCAAATTCACTATCATAA
- a CDS encoding FAD-dependent oxidoreductase, with product MKQNYCDVLVIGGGAAGFSAAVTAAWHGQKVILIEKSHLFGGATCWSGGWMWVPRNSLARAAGIIEDIEQPRLFLQNELKDKFDPKRVDMFLKSAPAMVDFFANNTLLQFEDGNKIADIHGHTAGAKDGGRSVIAAPYHGRKMGKLVKKMLPPKWETGFLGMPIMAGKDLWSFLKATRSISAAFYVAKRLGLHALDWLIYGRTMQFVNGSALIARLAKSAEDLGVTIRVSTPAKQLIEENGKVVGAIVSTELGEETIHVSKGVILAAGGFSYDIKRRAAMFPHMKDPLAHWPLPPTTNTGDGLNMAEQVGAEVATDLASPVAWCPVSLVPYKDGTVGHFPHIIDRGKPGVIAVMHNGKRFVNEADGYYDYTAAMDSKTPANQEVFSWLICSHECQRRYGFGMTRPFPFSTKPWLESGYLKKADTIEGLARLCDIDPKVLRQTIDEFNLHAKEGKDPEYGRGGTAYNRKMGDPDHQPNPSLAPLDKGPFYAIKVLPGSFGTFAGLKTDEHARVLNKIGQPIEGLYAVGTDMASIMGGYYPTGGINLGPAMTFGYVAACHIANKTPYTNE from the coding sequence ATGAAACAAAACTATTGTGATGTGTTGGTGATAGGTGGTGGAGCTGCTGGTTTTTCGGCAGCAGTAACCGCCGCTTGGCATGGACAAAAAGTAATTTTAATTGAAAAGTCACATTTGTTTGGTGGTGCTACCTGTTGGTCTGGTGGCTGGATGTGGGTGCCACGCAATTCACTAGCACGTGCTGCGGGTATCATTGAAGATATCGAACAGCCACGGCTATTTTTACAAAATGAACTTAAAGATAAATTCGACCCAAAGCGAGTAGACATGTTTTTAAAGTCTGCCCCTGCGATGGTGGATTTTTTTGCTAACAATACCCTACTTCAATTTGAAGACGGTAATAAAATTGCTGATATTCACGGTCATACTGCTGGTGCTAAGGATGGCGGCAGGTCGGTAATTGCTGCCCCTTATCATGGTCGTAAAATGGGAAAGTTAGTCAAAAAAATGTTACCTCCTAAATGGGAAACAGGATTTCTGGGAATGCCTATTATGGCAGGTAAGGATTTATGGAGTTTTTTAAAAGCAACACGCTCCATTTCTGCTGCGTTCTACGTGGCTAAGAGATTGGGGCTACATGCTTTGGATTGGCTAATTTATGGCAGAACTATGCAATTTGTAAACGGTTCAGCATTAATTGCTAGATTAGCAAAGTCAGCTGAGGATTTAGGCGTAACTATTCGAGTTTCAACACCAGCAAAACAATTAATTGAAGAAAATGGTAAAGTGGTAGGTGCTATCGTGAGTACCGAATTAGGTGAAGAAACTATTCATGTTAGCAAAGGTGTTATCCTTGCAGCAGGTGGTTTTTCTTATGATATTAAACGTCGTGCCGCCATGTTTCCCCATATGAAGGATCCCTTAGCACATTGGCCATTACCACCTACTACTAATACCGGAGATGGGCTTAATATGGCGGAACAGGTGGGAGCTGAAGTAGCCACTGATCTAGCTTCGCCAGTAGCTTGGTGTCCTGTGTCATTAGTACCTTATAAGGATGGTACAGTAGGTCATTTCCCACATATTATTGATCGAGGTAAACCAGGGGTTATAGCGGTGATGCATAATGGTAAACGGTTTGTTAACGAAGCTGACGGCTATTATGATTATACTGCGGCTATGGATAGTAAGACACCTGCTAATCAAGAGGTATTCTCATGGTTGATTTGTAGTCATGAATGCCAGCGCCGCTACGGTTTTGGAATGACTAGACCGTTTCCTTTTTCAACTAAGCCTTGGCTTGAATCAGGTTACTTAAAGAAAGCTGATACTATTGAAGGCTTAGCCAGACTATGTGATATTGATCCAAAGGTCTTACGCCAAACCATCGATGAGTTTAATTTACACGCTAAAGAAGGCAAAGATCCTGAATATGGCAGAGGTGGTACAGCTTATAATAGAAAAATGGGTGATCCCGACCATCAGCCTAATCCTAGTTTAGCTCCACTTGATAAAGGCCCGTTCTATGCAATTAAAGTATTACCAGGTAGTTTTGGCACCTTTGCCGGCTTGAAAACAGATGAGCATGCAAGGGTGCTAAATAAAATAGGGCAGCCAATAGAGGGACTATATGCAGTAGGAACAGATATGGCCAGTATAATGGGAGGATATTATCCAACAGGTGGAATTAATTTAGGTCCTGCCATGACCTTTGGTTATGTGGCTGCTTGTCATATAGCAAATAAAACACCTTATACTAATGAGTAG
- a CDS encoding FAD-dependent oxidoreductase, whose amino-acid sequence MNAWDNLNNNDEYDIVVIGAGGAGMSAAVFATMKGAKVLLVERTEYVGGTTAFSAGTTWIPNTHHAASVGAFNDTKDKAKHYLNIVIGEKADQAMLDAFLDAGPIAVEEIEQNSSVRYRARPFHPDYQSEEQDSTLCGRALEPLPFDGRLLGQRFKLVRPPIPEFTVLGGMMIDRDDITQLLNLTKNIKSFCYSTKLLARHVMDKLRYPRGTRLVMGNALIASLLYSLDKRQVPILLETEMTQLLTDEQGISGVELTHQGNTKKIKVKGGVILASGGFNRNIERRKHLAPTIDINWCPGAPGHTAQAHVVAEKLGAVYGDINGPTNCFWAPVSTRKRADNSIAVFPHFILDRGKPGMITLNQRGERFVNESTSYHRFGLAQQTTNSIPSYLITDTEGLRKYGLGMVRPGGKKLQPFLADGYLIQGNTIAELARKLGIDPAKTAQSIAQMNEYAKTGNDLQFARGTTDYQRANGDAFNKPNPNLGTITQPPFYAVRLYPGDIGACTGFATNTNAQVLNANKQVINKLYAVGNDMQSIMGGTYPGPGITLGPGLAFAWIAANHAVQSSAKNS is encoded by the coding sequence ATGAATGCATGGGACAATCTAAATAATAATGATGAATACGATATAGTTGTGATAGGTGCAGGTGGCGCAGGTATGTCTGCCGCAGTATTCGCTACCATGAAAGGCGCAAAAGTATTGTTAGTAGAGCGTACCGAATATGTAGGTGGAACTACCGCTTTTTCTGCAGGCACTACTTGGATACCCAACACCCATCATGCTGCAAGTGTTGGTGCCTTTAATGACACAAAAGATAAAGCTAAGCATTATTTAAATATTGTTATTGGTGAAAAAGCTGACCAAGCTATGCTAGATGCTTTCTTAGATGCTGGCCCAATAGCTGTTGAGGAGATTGAGCAAAATTCCTCTGTTCGTTATAGAGCGCGTCCTTTTCATCCTGACTATCAATCAGAAGAACAAGATTCTACGTTATGCGGCCGTGCTCTCGAACCATTACCTTTTGATGGTAGATTACTCGGTCAGCGATTTAAGTTAGTTCGTCCTCCTATCCCAGAATTTACTGTCTTAGGCGGAATGATGATTGATAGAGATGATATAACGCAACTACTAAATTTAACTAAAAATATTAAGTCATTCTGTTATTCCACTAAATTATTAGCTCGTCATGTAATGGATAAGCTGAGATATCCACGAGGTACTCGCTTAGTAATGGGTAATGCACTAATTGCCTCGCTACTTTATTCACTGGATAAAAGACAAGTACCAATCCTATTAGAAACTGAGATGACCCAGTTACTTACAGATGAACAGGGAATCTCTGGTGTTGAGTTAACCCACCAAGGTAACACTAAGAAAATTAAGGTAAAAGGCGGCGTTATTCTAGCTTCGGGCGGGTTTAATCGAAATATTGAAAGACGTAAACACTTAGCTCCTACTATTGATATAAACTGGTGTCCAGGCGCACCCGGCCATACTGCTCAAGCCCATGTTGTAGCAGAAAAGTTAGGCGCTGTATATGGTGACATTAATGGCCCTACTAATTGTTTTTGGGCGCCTGTATCAACCCGTAAAAGAGCAGATAACAGTATTGCCGTATTCCCACACTTTATTTTAGATAGAGGTAAGCCGGGGATGATTACTCTAAATCAACGAGGGGAGCGTTTTGTAAATGAATCAACCTCATATCACCGATTTGGTCTAGCACAACAAACAACAAACTCTATCCCTAGTTATTTGATTACAGACACAGAAGGTTTACGTAAATATGGTCTAGGTATGGTTCGCCCTGGTGGTAAAAAACTACAGCCTTTTCTGGCGGATGGTTATTTAATTCAAGGTAATACTATCGCAGAACTCGCACGCAAACTTGGTATAGATCCAGCTAAAACTGCACAAAGCATAGCGCAAATGAATGAATATGCGAAAACAGGTAACGATTTACAGTTCGCAAGAGGTACTACCGATTATCAACGAGCAAATGGAGATGCTTTTAATAAACCTAATCCTAACTTAGGAACTATTACGCAGCCTCCCTTTTATGCAGTAAGACTCTATCCCGGAGATATTGGTGCTTGCACAGGTTTTGCTACAAATACTAACGCTCAAGTGTTAAATGCTAATAAACAAGTAATCAATAAACTTTATGCAGTAGGTAATGATATGCAATCGATTATGGGCGGAACTTATCCAGGCCCTGGAATTACACTGGGTCCAGGTTTAGCCTTTGCTTGGATTGCAGCCAACCATGCAGTACAAAGTAGTGCAAAAAATAGCTAG
- a CDS encoding IclR family transcriptional regulator codes for MSTKIINRALSLLELLASQPVGLALTEIAERLEMPKSATHRLLADLMEHSYVQLNDDTKYYQLTLKLTQLGFQRLAVDNIFQVVQPLLNELATISGELVRLSLIDTNKLIFVAKAQGATDALRIDSDMGNEARLAFSASGLAWLSTLDDATAIELIQLQQQRYLQKGEKPTPFNIELLYQQLAIVREQQHARFQNSMGLGTAAMAAPVFETNTHRALGVISIAGPSVRLTEKHMDQLFTPLLKTTQMLSSLSLGISYPSKYYSSINS; via the coding sequence ATGTCAACTAAAATTATTAATCGCGCACTGTCTTTACTCGAATTATTGGCGAGCCAACCAGTAGGGCTAGCTTTAACAGAAATAGCAGAACGGCTAGAAATGCCCAAAAGTGCCACTCATAGGTTACTTGCAGATTTAATGGAACACAGTTATGTCCAACTTAATGATGATACTAAGTATTATCAACTTACTCTAAAACTAACCCAATTAGGCTTTCAGCGGCTGGCTGTAGATAATATTTTTCAGGTGGTACAACCACTACTTAATGAGCTAGCAACTATCAGTGGTGAACTGGTTCGATTAAGTTTAATCGATACTAACAAGCTAATATTTGTGGCTAAAGCGCAAGGTGCTACAGATGCATTGAGAATAGACAGCGATATGGGCAATGAAGCACGCTTAGCGTTCTCTGCTTCAGGGTTGGCTTGGTTATCAACGTTAGATGATGCAACAGCTATTGAATTGATACAATTACAACAACAGCGTTATCTACAAAAGGGTGAAAAACCTACCCCCTTTAATATTGAACTGCTTTACCAACAATTAGCTATTGTACGAGAACAACAACACGCACGCTTTCAAAACAGTATGGGGTTAGGTACAGCAGCTATGGCAGCTCCTGTTTTTGAAACTAATACTCATAGAGCCTTGGGTGTTATCAGTATTGCAGGTCCTAGCGTTAGGCTCACAGAAAAACACATGGATCAATTATTTACCCCATTGCTTAAAACAACACAAATGCTTTCTTCCCTATCCTTAGGGATCAGTTATCCTAGTAAATACTACTCATCTATAAATAGCTAA
- a CDS encoding sugar phosphate isomerase/epimerase family protein — MRKLSLAALTVLELTPPEMIDCAQQAGYDCVGLRLIPATPNEPAYDFKGDTPIRRECLARLKQSDVKVEDIEILRITEHVDIQAFEAIFETAKLLGARSALVAADDKNETRLIDNLGLLAELSAQYDILPHVEFMPWLSTATLKDAVTLVNKVNQSNLSVLVDSIHFHRSHSNTADWSSYRGTMPRYIQLCDVPTKEVKNMDEIITQARSQRKAPGEGYITNLADIISMLPTETAISLEIPEKDRANEPALTRAKRLHHIATTWLAEHHLG; from the coding sequence ATGCGAAAACTATCATTAGCTGCATTAACTGTACTCGAATTAACGCCACCTGAAATGATCGATTGCGCTCAACAAGCTGGCTATGACTGCGTTGGCTTACGCTTAATCCCTGCCACACCTAATGAGCCTGCGTATGATTTTAAAGGCGACACCCCTATTAGGCGTGAATGTCTTGCTCGGCTTAAGCAAAGTGATGTAAAAGTAGAAGATATTGAAATTTTACGAATTACTGAGCATGTCGATATTCAAGCCTTTGAAGCAATATTTGAAACCGCCAAATTACTCGGTGCAAGAAGTGCCTTAGTAGCAGCAGATGATAAAAATGAAACACGCTTAATAGATAACTTAGGACTATTAGCTGAACTAAGCGCTCAATACGATATTTTACCTCATGTCGAATTTATGCCTTGGTTATCTACTGCTACCTTAAAAGATGCAGTGACCTTAGTTAATAAAGTTAACCAAAGCAACTTATCAGTATTAGTAGATTCTATACATTTCCACCGCTCCCATAGCAATACGGCTGACTGGTCAAGTTATAGAGGAACTATGCCTAGGTATATTCAGTTATGTGATGTGCCTACTAAAGAAGTTAAAAATATGGATGAAATTATTACTCAAGCAAGATCACAACGCAAAGCACCGGGCGAAGGATATATCACAAACTTAGCCGATATAATAAGCATGCTACCCACAGAAACCGCTATTTCTCTTGAAATACCCGAAAAAGACCGAGCCAATGAACCTGCACTAACCAGAGCAAAACGACTTCATCATATCGCTACAACTTGGTTAGCAGAACATCACCTTGGTTAA
- a CDS encoding OprD family porin — translation MNKNYYASFKNTVTTVLLLSTSQVYSYAEGFWEDADATLTLRNYYFTRNFPKNESSQNKSKAWTQSFIFDFKSGYTQGAMGFGLDVLGLSSFKLDAGKGSGKTSMLPIHDDGKPAREYGRLAAAGKFKLSKTELKVGEWVTTLPILRADDGRSLPQTFQGAQLTSNQWQNTTLYAGQMRGTSLRNDASMEDMFYHSGKGKFAASDRFNFSGIEYNFNDNKSQAGAWFAQLKDVYKQGYFSFKHEQQLGSWQLRANTGYFIGKEDGNKKAGELDNKVLFGLFSAHYNHHTFYVGLQRLTGDSAWMRVTGSSGGTLANDSFANSYDNPQEKSWQLRYDYNFTGLGITGLTMMHRYFKGSNVHTLRTSNGREWGRESELAYTFQQGALKNLSIKWRFNTLRQSWNKDGNFDEHRIIFNYPISFL, via the coding sequence ATGAATAAAAATTATTATGCTTCTTTTAAAAATACAGTTACTACTGTTTTATTACTAAGTACAAGTCAAGTCTATAGTTATGCGGAAGGTTTTTGGGAGGATGCTGATGCAACCTTAACCTTACGTAATTATTACTTTACTCGTAACTTTCCTAAAAATGAAAGCTCACAAAATAAATCAAAAGCATGGACACAGAGTTTCATATTCGATTTTAAATCTGGTTATACGCAAGGAGCCATGGGTTTTGGTTTAGATGTACTGGGGCTTTCATCCTTTAAATTAGATGCAGGTAAAGGTTCTGGAAAAACCTCCATGTTACCGATTCATGATGATGGCAAACCTGCGCGTGAATATGGTCGTTTAGCAGCAGCTGGTAAATTTAAACTATCGAAAACAGAGTTAAAGGTAGGCGAATGGGTAACCACTTTACCCATTTTACGCGCTGATGATGGACGCTCGTTACCACAAACTTTTCAAGGTGCACAGCTTACCTCTAACCAATGGCAAAATACCACCCTATATGCAGGCCAGATGCGAGGTACTAGCTTAAGAAACGATGCAAGTATGGAAGATATGTTTTACCACTCAGGTAAAGGCAAATTCGCTGCTTCAGATAGGTTTAATTTTTCAGGCATAGAATACAATTTTAATGACAATAAAAGCCAAGCAGGTGCATGGTTTGCTCAATTAAAAGATGTTTACAAACAAGGTTATTTTAGCTTTAAACATGAACAACAATTAGGTAGTTGGCAGTTACGAGCCAATACAGGCTACTTTATTGGTAAAGAAGATGGTAATAAAAAAGCAGGTGAACTAGATAATAAAGTGTTGTTTGGTTTATTTTCTGCTCACTATAATCATCACACTTTCTATGTAGGGTTACAACGTTTAACGGGTGATAGTGCTTGGATGAGAGTAACTGGCTCAAGTGGCGGTACACTAGCCAACGATAGTTTTGCTAATAGCTACGACAACCCTCAAGAAAAATCATGGCAACTACGTTATGACTATAATTTTACAGGCCTAGGCATTACAGGTTTAACCATGATGCATCGCTATTTTAAAGGCAGTAATGTACATACATTACGCACCAGTAATGGTAGAGAGTGGGGGCGAGAATCAGAACTTGCCTATACTTTTCAACAGGGTGCACTTAAAAATTTATCGATTAAATGGCGCTTTAATACTCTAAGACAGAGTTGGAATAAAGACGGCAATTTTGATGAGCACCGTATTATTTTTAACTACCCTATCAGCTTTCTATAA